The genomic DNA CATCGACTGCGAAAAGGCTTGCGGCAGGCATCGGATTTTCGCAACACCTTACTCGACCTTGCCGATAGCCCTTTTTCCATTCCACCTGGATACGGCTCGGATCGATCGACAATCCCGTACCAATGAGCTTCATAAAGGCTTCTTTAGCGGTCCAGTAGGCGAAAAATGCCCGTCCGCGCTGTGCCGGCAGCTCTCGCACCAAGGCCGCGCGTTCGTCACTGGTCAAGACAATGGGCGCAAGTTCGGCGTAGATACGCTCGCCATCCTCGTCTCTCTCGATGTCGATGCCGACATTGGTCGATGTGGACAAAGCAATCACGGCTGCGTTTTGGCAATGCGCTACGTTGAAATCGAGGATACCTGAGGGATTCGCCAAAAAGGGCCTCCCTTGCTCTCCGTAGTCGATGCGGACATCGTCTGCCGCGATCCCCGCGCTGCTGCCGAGCAGCCGCCGCAGCGCGGTTCGGCATACCGCGAACCGGCGCCCATGAAGCGGAGAAACAAACGCGTGCATCTTCGTCGATTCTCGCTCGTCCAAAAGGATGCCGCTAGCGTCGTTCGAAAGAGCCGCCGCATCGAGGTCCAAGGAGCAAATCCAGACGACCGGCGTGGGCGCAGCCGAAGCTTGGGAATGCATTTCCGTGAACCTCGATACTGCGTTCGGGTGTGCCATCGACGACCGCAACCCGAGCCTAAAGCCGGAGCTCGGTGTTCGCTGCACCCGGCAGCCGATGTCGGTGTAACAAAGCATCCGCCCAGCCCTGCGGTGTCGGGTTTTCGAGCAGATCCCGCAGCGGCGCCGAAAAGCCCAAAATCCGAGACGCTCGTCCTGACGCGCGGACAGCATGCACGGAATCGCCTCCTGAACGGAAAAAGTTCGTATCGGCTTTCATCTCGGCTCCACCCAGTACTTCGCTTAAAATACCGGCAAGAACATCCCGCAGCCGTTCGATCTCGCCGAACGCTGGCGCATTAGTTCTGCTGAGATTTGCTTGCTCCCCCTGCGTCTCTGCTTCGACCGCCGGTGTTTCGTCGTGCTCCGCTGCAGTGGCTCCGCCTACGATAGTGTGCAGATAGACGTGTCCATCGGCCGCGCCGACCGCATTATTCCATCCATGCGGAGCGGGCCACCCAACCTGACACATTCCTATTCCGTATTGAGGCGCCCAGGTCTCGAGGGTCTGGGCGATAAGCCCGGCTTCGATCAACGCGAAATCACGGGAACGCTCGCCATAGATCGGCTCGATTGCGTCCATGCAAGCGACTAGCATGATGGCGAATCCGTCTTTCAGTGCTGACGCGGATGGAAATTCGCAGGCCTCGCCGGTGCGATTGAGGGCATGACGATCCGGATTGTAGTAGTAAGTTCCCGCGTCCAGCCCTTCCACGTTACCGTGCTGGAGCGACACATATATCTGGACCGGATAGAGACTGCCTGCCGAACCGTAAGCACGTTTCGGAACGAAACGGTCCGCATGTGGAACATCGGCGAGGCAATCCAAAAGCGCGCCAAACGCTTCCTGAGAAATCGCTCTCTGGTAAAAACTCTTGCTCGAGTTTCGTTGCAAAGCGAGCCGTTGCGCTCGTTTCTCGCTCGGCAATGTGATCTCGAAGTCCATGCCGCGCCTGAGCGCTGGCCGGCTGCGATACATGCTCATATAGTCCGATGCCGGGTTCGTGGCGGGCGTTTGCTCCTTTCCTCCGAGTAAGGGGACCTTCGATACCCACGCACCCTCACTGCCTTCGGCGAGGGCTTCGATGGCGGCGACATAGCTGTTGAACAAGGTGTGAATCGCATCATAATCGAACAGGTCGCTGCGAAAATCCCAGGTGACGACGAGCGCGCCCGCTTCCTCGCTTACTTGATGATCGAGCCAAACCTGTGGAGTTTGCGAGAGAGAGAAAATCTCCTTCGCGGGAAAGTCGGAAACTGAGCCGTCTGACTCGCTTATATCGAGGGTGCTCGTGAAAACTACCGGCGCTGTGATCGCCCTGTGTGATGCGGCCATGCGTATCACCTCAATGGCAGAAAGGTCAGCATGCTCCATTATTTCGAAAAGTGAAGACTGGATGACTTTTGCATTGGCAAGAAAATCATTGCGATCCTGCCACGCACACGGC from Dyella sp. GSA-30 includes the following:
- a CDS encoding 4'-phosphopantetheinyl transferase superfamily protein gives rise to the protein MDLDAAALSNDASGILLDERESTKMHAFVSPLHGRRFAVCRTALRRLLGSSAGIAADDVRIDYGEQGRPFLANPSGILDFNVAHCQNAAVIALSTSTNVGIDIERDEDGERIYAELAPIVLTSDERAALVRELPAQRGRAFFAYWTAKEAFMKLIGTGLSIDPSRIQVEWKKGYRQGRVRCCENPMPAASLFAVDVGADAICTLATAIDEVAVCRTMLEDATSGKIDLLARKY